In Lycium ferocissimum isolate CSIRO_LF1 chromosome 11, AGI_CSIRO_Lferr_CH_V1, whole genome shotgun sequence, a single genomic region encodes these proteins:
- the LOC132038108 gene encoding uncharacterized protein LOC132038108, with protein MPIDVPMLSEYNFNINTSDFVSAIASITEARWPRPLRFDPAQRDPNMICEYHETHGHRTEDCRQLREEVARLLKNGHLQEFLSERAKSHYKERKNHKQAEPVKPQHVINMIIGGTDTPRGPMMKRTKVLIIREKWTRDYMPEGIISFSDEDAEGTMMRCLVARVLSGFNVASETTKGEISLPVNIDGTIQQTVFYVIEGEMKYALLGRPWIHSMRAVPSTLHQMLKFPTPEGIKTVRGEQPATREMFAVEEAHSF; from the exons ATGCCGATAGACGTACCGATGTTATCagagtacaacttcaacatcaataCATCAGACTTTGTCTCGGCTATCGCGAGTATCACAGAAGCCAGGTGGCCAAGGCCGTTGAGATTCGATCCAGCTCAAAGGGATCCGAACATGATATGTGAGTATCATGAGACTCATGGTCATAGAACTGAGGACTGTCGCCAATTAAGGGAAGAGGTGGCTCGATTGTTGAAAAACGGTCACCTTCAAGAATTCCTGAGTGAGCGAGCCAAAAGCCACtataaagaaaggaaaaatcacAAACAGGCCGAGCCCGTGAAACCACAGCATgtgatcaatatgataatcGGAGGAACGGATACGCCACGAGGGCCGATGATGAAAAGAACAAAGGTTTTGATTATACGAGAAAAATGGACCAGGGATTACATGCCCGAAGGGATTATTTCCTTCAGCGACGAGGATGCAGAAGGCACAATGATGCGTTG CCTGGTAGCTCGGGTGCTCAGCGGATTCAATGTGGCAAGCGAAACTACAAAGGGAGAAATTTCTTTGCCGGTCAACATTGACGGGACCATTCAGCAAACCGTGTTCTATGTCATCGAGGGGGAGATGAAGTATGCTTTACTCGGCAGACCATGGATTCATAGCATGAGGGCGGTGCCGTCGACATTACATCAGATGTTGAAGTTCCCAACTCCGGAAGGTATAAAAACTGTCCGTGGTGAACAGCCTGCAACGAGGGAAATGTTCGCAGTCGAGGAAGCCCACTCATTTTGA